The following proteins are encoded in a genomic region of Arcobacter suis CECT 7833:
- a CDS encoding ankyrin repeat domain-containing protein gives MEATEQELKRYEELQIVALDFARQGMTEDLRMMLGSGMPVNLCDHKGNSLLMLASYNGNIETTELLVLFGADVDKKNDRGQTPLAGVCFKGYIDIVKVLVKAGANIYENNGMGTTPIMFASMFGNYEIVKYLNNQDSSFKSKIYLGISKIFAIVKGLFKK, from the coding sequence ATGGAAGCAACAGAACAAGAGTTAAAAAGATATGAAGAACTTCAAATTGTGGCTTTAGATTTTGCAAGACAAGGAATGACAGAAGACTTAAGAATGATGTTAGGTTCAGGAATGCCTGTAAATTTATGCGACCATAAAGGAAATAGCTTACTAATGTTAGCTTCTTATAATGGAAATATTGAAACAACTGAATTATTGGTTCTTTTTGGAGCAGATGTTGATAAAAAAAATGATAGAGGACAAACACCACTTGCAGGTGTTTGTTTTAAAGGTTATATAGATATTGTGAAAGTTTTGGTAAAAGCAGGTGCAAATATCTATGAAAATAATGGAATGGGAACAACACCTATAATGTTTGCTTCAATGTTTGGAAACTATGAAATAGTAAAATATCTAAATAATCAAGATAGTAGTTTTAAATCTAAAATATATTTAGGAATTTCAAAAATATTTGCTATTGTCAAAGGATTATTCAAAAAATAA
- a CDS encoding catalase, whose translation MQKTMTTTAGNPISDNQNSLTAGERGPVLLQDYQLIEKLAHQNRERIPERVVHAKGSGAFGVLEITEDISKYTKAKVLQKGEKTKMLLRFSTVAGERGAADAERDVRGYALKFYTKEGNWDLVGNNTPVFFIRDAYKFPDFIHTQKRHPHSNMRSNTAMWDFWSLSPESLHQVTILMSDRGIPKSYRHVNGYGSHTYSLINASGERFWVKFHFKTLQGIETITNAEAEAIVAKDRESNQRDLFENIQAGNFPKWSFEIQIMTNEEAKECSFNPFDLTKVWPHKDYPMIKVGVMTLNENPKNYFNEIEQASFSPSNVVPGISFSPDKMLQARIFSYPDAHRYRVGTHYEMLPVNRPIVEVNTYHADGSMNYEIKEPTDVYYEPNSFGGPIEDASFAEPAFETGNVADRYNHRIGNDDFSQVTALFNLMSVSQKEQLFSNIAAAMDGVPRNIVDRQISLFEQVHPDYASGVKKALGI comes from the coding sequence ATGCAAAAAACTATGACTACAACGGCTGGAAATCCAATTTCGGATAATCAAAATTCTCTAACAGCAGGAGAGAGAGGTCCTGTTCTTTTACAAGATTATCAACTAATAGAAAAATTAGCTCACCAAAATAGGGAAAGAATCCCTGAAAGAGTAGTTCATGCAAAAGGAAGCGGAGCTTTTGGAGTTTTAGAAATTACAGAAGATATTTCAAAATACACAAAAGCAAAAGTTCTACAAAAGGGCGAAAAAACTAAGATGTTACTTAGATTCTCGACAGTTGCAGGTGAGAGAGGTGCTGCTGATGCCGAAAGAGATGTAAGAGGATATGCGCTTAAATTTTATACAAAAGAGGGAAATTGGGATTTAGTGGGAAATAATACTCCTGTATTTTTCATAAGAGATGCCTATAAATTTCCTGATTTTATTCACACTCAAAAAAGACATCCCCACTCAAATATGAGAAGCAATACTGCAATGTGGGATTTTTGGTCTTTAAGCCCTGAATCACTTCATCAAGTTACTATTTTAATGTCAGATAGGGGAATTCCAAAATCATATAGACATGTAAATGGATATGGTTCTCACACTTATAGTTTGATAAATGCTAGTGGTGAAAGATTTTGGGTTAAGTTCCATTTTAAAACTCTTCAAGGAATTGAAACTATTACAAATGCCGAAGCTGAAGCAATTGTTGCAAAAGATAGAGAATCAAATCAAAGGGATTTATTTGAAAATATTCAAGCTGGGAATTTTCCAAAATGGAGTTTTGAAATTCAAATTATGACAAATGAAGAAGCAAAAGAGTGTAGTTTTAATCCATTTGATTTAACAAAAGTTTGGCCTCATAAAGATTATCCAATGATAAAAGTGGGAGTTATGACTTTAAATGAAAATCCAAAAAACTACTTTAATGAAATAGAACAAGCTTCATTTTCACCATCAAATGTAGTTCCTGGAATCAGTTTTTCACCTGATAAAATGTTACAAGCAAGAATTTTCTCATATCCAGATGCTCACAGATATAGAGTTGGAACACACTATGAAATGTTGCCAGTAAATAGACCAATCGTTGAAGTTAATACTTATCATGCAGATGGAAGTATGAATTATGAAATAAAAGAACCAACAGATGTTTATTATGAGCCAAATAGTTTTGGTGGACCTATTGAAGATGCAAGTTTTGCAGAACCTGCATTTGAAACTGGAAATGTAGCTGATAGATATAATCACAGAATTGGAAATGATGATTTTTCACAAGTAACTGCATTGTTTAATCTTATGAGTGTAAGTCAAAAAGAACAATTATTTAGTAATATTGCAGCTGCTATGGATGGAGTTCCAAGAAATATTGTTGATAGACAAATTTCACTTTTTGAGCAAGTTCATCCTGATTATGCGAGCGGAGTTAAAAAAGCTTTAGGAATCTAA
- a CDS encoding MlaD family protein has product MSKEIIEQQVYEPKIEDKKPVSFIWILPLIILAILGWIAYESYMKKGTNISVIFKSAEGLKENVTTLEYKGLQLGKVTKISMHEDLKSVKVNILVDNEVSKYVASEGSSFWIKKPTVSLTKISGLNTLISGYKIELSPTFKTQEEYDKGTSKYFFNALDTQPNDEFDDDGYYISLIANDKDNVEVGTPVFYNKFQIGEIIAKEFIFEKVYFTAYIYDKFNYLVNRSSQFVINEALKVSYGASGLNIEVGSLYSALVGGVTVVTPNKEDEKISKDEAYILYGKKDDLKSKEFFNINFIDVNGIEENTPIIFKGIEIGKISEVKLSKDILNTKAFIYQEYKYLLTDKTKFFVEEPTFSLDGVKNLGNIIKGNFVSLEYKKGDFKSNFTAINKKDINSSNNNIKIELLSENLNSITNKSKVYYKNIEIGRVENYALTADLKNVKISISIDEKYKDLVNDNNLFYDMSSKLFEMKSLNLNINYSGIEPLLNGAIGLISEKIDDKLTKKEFKLYSSFKDVEKLNRFSNSGIVINADFYNDFEIKPDMAIMYKNQEIGFVKDIKFDDRKSKVSLFIYSPFKKYITDKSRFYKKAAVNLNASLSGVLFEVDNFSSLIDGSIELNTDSTVSFEKPQIFASEDQMKNSTNSITIVFNDVEGLQANFSQLTYKGVNVGKVTNVRLNEKQQVEVKALIYSDFASFAKAGTVYYLKKPRISLQEVANAGSTIMAVNIGVIKSDNQIVQTKFEGLEGQPSVDKSHFGTVFKVDDITASSVNVDAPVYYKNVQIGKVSKIDLSEDGSKVVVDCLIFDKYTKFIRKNSQFYDISGFEMKFSIFSGSKIESNTFTSLLKGGLVVVTPYEYGELANPNDRFSLVKELREDWKSISPSIK; this is encoded by the coding sequence ATGAGTAAGGAAATAATAGAACAACAAGTATACGAGCCAAAAATTGAAGATAAAAAACCAGTTTCATTTATTTGGATTTTACCATTAATTATTTTGGCAATTTTAGGTTGGATTGCTTATGAATCTTATATGAAAAAAGGTACTAATATTAGTGTTATTTTCAAAAGTGCAGAAGGTTTAAAAGAGAATGTTACTACTTTAGAATACAAAGGTTTACAACTTGGAAAAGTAACAAAAATTTCTATGCATGAAGACTTAAAAAGTGTAAAAGTAAATATTTTAGTTGATAATGAAGTTTCAAAATATGTGGCAAGTGAAGGTTCTTCTTTTTGGATAAAAAAACCTACAGTTTCTCTTACAAAAATTTCAGGATTAAATACTTTAATTAGTGGTTATAAAATAGAATTATCACCAACTTTTAAAACTCAAGAAGAGTATGATAAAGGAACTTCTAAATATTTTTTTAATGCTTTAGATACTCAACCAAATGATGAATTTGACGATGATGGATATTATATTTCCTTAATTGCAAATGACAAAGATAATGTGGAAGTTGGAACTCCTGTTTTTTATAATAAATTTCAAATAGGTGAGATTATTGCTAAAGAGTTTATTTTTGAGAAAGTTTATTTTACAGCCTATATTTATGATAAATTTAATTATTTGGTAAATAGAAGTTCACAGTTTGTAATAAATGAAGCTTTAAAAGTTAGTTATGGCGCTAGTGGATTAAATATCGAAGTTGGTTCTTTATATTCTGCTTTAGTTGGAGGAGTTACTGTTGTTACTCCAAATAAAGAGGATGAAAAAATTTCAAAAGATGAAGCGTATATTTTATATGGAAAAAAAGATGATTTAAAAAGTAAAGAGTTTTTTAATATAAATTTTATTGATGTAAATGGGATAGAAGAAAATACTCCAATTATTTTTAAAGGTATTGAAATAGGAAAAATTAGTGAAGTAAAATTAAGCAAAGATATTTTAAATACTAAAGCATTTATTTATCAAGAGTATAAATATTTATTGACAGATAAAACTAAATTTTTCGTGGAAGAGCCAACTTTTTCTTTGGATGGAGTTAAAAATTTAGGAAATATAATAAAAGGAAATTTTGTATCTTTAGAGTATAAAAAAGGTGATTTTAAAAGTAATTTTACAGCAATTAATAAAAAAGATATAAATAGTAGTAATAACAATATAAAAATAGAACTTTTAAGTGAAAATCTAAATTCAATTACCAATAAATCAAAGGTTTATTATAAAAATATTGAAATAGGAAGAGTTGAAAATTATGCTTTAACAGCTGATTTAAAAAATGTAAAGATTTCTATTTCAATAGATGAAAAATATAAAGATTTAGTAAATGATAATAATCTTTTTTATGATATGAGTTCAAAACTTTTTGAGATGAAAAGTCTAAATTTAAATATAAATTATAGTGGAATAGAACCTTTATTAAATGGAGCAATTGGTCTTATATCAGAAAAAATAGATGATAAACTTACAAAAAAAGAGTTTAAATTATATAGTTCTTTTAAAGATGTGGAGAAATTAAATAGATTTAGTAATAGTGGAATTGTAATAAATGCTGATTTTTATAATGATTTTGAAATAAAACCAGATATGGCAATTATGTACAAAAATCAAGAAATAGGTTTTGTAAAAGATATAAAATTTGATGATAGAAAATCAAAAGTTAGTTTATTTATCTATTCTCCTTTTAAAAAGTATATAACTGATAAAAGTAGATTTTATAAAAAAGCAGCAGTAAATTTAAATGCTAGTTTAAGTGGAGTTTTATTTGAAGTTGATAATTTTTCTTCATTAATTGATGGTTCAATTGAACTTAATACTGATTCAACTGTATCATTTGAAAAACCACAAATATTTGCTTCTGAAGATCAAATGAAAAATTCTACAAATAGTATAACTATAGTTTTCAATGACGTTGAAGGTCTACAAGCAAACTTTTCTCAACTTACTTATAAAGGTGTAAATGTTGGAAAAGTAACAAATGTAAGATTAAATGAAAAACAACAAGTTGAAGTAAAAGCTTTGATTTATAGTGATTTTGCTTCTTTTGCAAAAGCTGGAACTGTTTATTATTTGAAAAAACCAAGAATTTCACTTCAAGAAGTTGCAAATGCTGGTTCTACAATTATGGCTGTAAATATTGGAGTTATAAAAAGTGATAATCAAATTGTTCAAACAAAATTTGAAGGATTAGAAGGACAACCATCAGTTGATAAATCTCACTTTGGAACAGTATTTAAAGTAGATGATATTACAGCTTCAAGTGTAAATGTAGATGCTCCTGTTTATTATAAAAATGTACAAATTGGAAAAGTTAGTAAAATAGATTTAAGTGAAGATGGCTCAAAAGTTGTAGTTGATTGTTTGATTTTTGATAAATATACAAAATTCATAAGAAAAAATTCACAGTTTTATGACATAAGTGGATTTGAAATGAAGTTCTCAATTTTTTCTGGTTCAAAAATTGAATCAAATACTTTTACAAGTCTGTTAAAAGGTGGTTTAGTTGTGGTAACTCCTTATGAATATGGTGAATTAGCAAACCCAAATGATAGATTTAGTCTTGTAAAAGAGTTAAGAGAAGATTGGAAAAGCATAAGTCCTAGTATCAAGTAA
- a CDS encoding paraquat-inducible protein A encodes MVLISCKNCHKMYEKENFNDFVCTRCNHMVRKRIKNSLQVSLALTICAILLYIPAMVYPIMEVTRLGVKVESTILEGVISFLDMESYFIAIVIFTASVVIPMIKLVGLLFIFISLKINVKMQNNRKILIFKFIEAIGKWSMIDIYVVALLASIVQLDEIFNIKGGIAATSFALMVILTMIAANRFDTRIIWDE; translated from the coding sequence ATGGTTTTAATATCTTGTAAAAATTGTCATAAAATGTATGAAAAAGAGAATTTTAATGATTTTGTTTGTACAAGATGTAATCATATGGTACGAAAACGAATAAAAAATTCTTTACAAGTTTCTCTAGCACTTACTATTTGTGCAATTTTACTTTATATTCCTGCTATGGTTTATCCAATAATGGAAGTAACAAGACTTGGAGTAAAAGTTGAAAGTACAATTTTAGAAGGTGTTATTAGTTTTTTGGATATGGAGAGTTATTTTATTGCAATTGTAATTTTTACTGCAAGTGTTGTAATTCCTATGATTAAACTTGTTGGTTTACTTTTTATTTTTATAAGTTTAAAAATAAATGTAAAAATGCAAAATAATAGAAAAATATTAATATTTAAATTTATCGAAGCCATTGGAAAATGGTCAATGATTGATATTTATGTGGTTGCATTATTAGCTTCAATAGTACAACTTGATGAGATTTTTAATATAAAAGGAGGAATCGCTGCAACCTCTTTTGCTTTAATGGTAATTTTAACAATGATAGCAGCAAATAGATTTGACACAAGGATTATTTGGGATGAGTAA
- a CDS encoding paraquat-inducible protein A: protein MDKNIEEIIECYNCGLFIKTHNNISTTQRCPRCNSKLKTQNKHSFDSLYYAISALLLFGILNVYPIITLNINENELKATLIGTVSILLEQNFFFVAFVVFFTIILAPILNSLVIIFAFIQEKTKIRLFTDTLLHDSFHFFKHWGFIEVFIISIIVTYIKLIGMVSSTKFDIGFYIMLAYIFCFYMSNRKFVGESVFGE, encoded by the coding sequence ATGGATAAAAATATTGAAGAGATTATAGAGTGTTATAACTGTGGATTATTTATAAAAACACACAATAACATAAGTACAACTCAACGATGTCCAAGATGTAATAGTAAACTAAAAACTCAAAATAAACACTCATTTGACTCTTTATATTATGCAATTTCAGCACTTTTACTTTTTGGAATTTTAAATGTTTATCCAATAATAACTTTGAATATAAATGAAAATGAACTAAAAGCTACTTTAATTGGAACAGTTTCTATTCTTTTAGAACAAAATTTCTTTTTTGTAGCCTTTGTAGTTTTTTTTACAATCATCCTTGCACCTATTTTGAACTCTTTAGTTATTATATTTGCTTTTATTCAAGAAAAAACAAAAATAAGACTTTTTACTGATACTTTACTTCATGATAGTTTTCATTTCTTCAAACATTGGGGATTTATAGAAGTTTTTATAATAAGTATTATTGTTACATATATAAAACTAATAGGAATGGTAAGTTCTACAAAATTTGATATTGGTTTTTATATTATGTTGGCTTATATTTTTTGTTTTTATATGTCAAACAGAAAATTTGTAGGCGAAAGTGTATTTGGTGAATAA
- a CDS encoding globin domain-containing protein yields the protein MQFTITQAQLGQRPPVVKPLPEVLKFLGEEKMRKLISDHYDLLRVSNIKGLFPPSDEGFELAKKHSADFFIQICGGPDYFNQSRGAPMMAGRHAAFKITPEARMIWLESYIKVLEPIDMPDDLKQSFWNYLDIFSIWMVNTAQN from the coding sequence ATGCAATTTACTATAACTCAAGCACAATTAGGACAAAGACCTCCTGTTGTAAAACCACTACCTGAAGTTTTAAAATTTTTAGGTGAAGAAAAAATGAGAAAACTAATCTCTGACCACTATGATTTGTTAAGAGTTAGTAATATAAAAGGATTATTTCCACCAAGTGATGAAGGCTTTGAATTAGCAAAAAAGCATTCGGCTGATTTTTTTATTCAAATCTGTGGTGGACCTGATTATTTTAATCAAAGTAGAGGAGCTCCTATGATGGCAGGACGACATGCTGCTTTCAAAATCACTCCAGAAGCGAGAATGATTTGGCTTGAATCCTATATCAAAGTGTTAGAACCTATTGATATGCCTGATGATTTAAAACAATCTTTTTGGAACTATTTAGATATTTTTTCAATTTGGATGGTTAATACTGCTCAAAATTGA
- a CDS encoding putative bifunctional diguanylate cyclase/phosphodiesterase: MKKTFKNYIFSRQIILVSLIFLICFIFSTYLHTTLTKQEALKHSKAISNQVFSSMYQVMRKGWSKDDIKLFTKSLEKNFESSNYEINLYRGEKVSQLFGDIEEKAKDATLVDVLNGKIEKLDSFENNIVRNILPLKATTDCKSCHVNAQVGDVLGVLEVKQDLNSIFLESKYQYIAFFLIIVPIFYILAFFSSRYTTKPIIQNLSLFNNKVKNINSVQDFKAFDSKNIDLYFEEFNQIVHNVDLMADKLKGVAVDKELLEFEIKLLDKFIITSDVVKDWKEYICDLLIEINKIMETYTLMTIFRVGEDQFEVDIFWLGTPQDHQKEVFEAYINRTIKDSEYFKEMTDFTIKHVVADRNRCLNELVEDEIEYRSKSLFLDSPKIGGIVGIGLQSVFASDPVRYIVIDSILTTMANLVGSVKAIHKYTQDLEYYAARDPLTDLFNQRVFNDMMSYEIKRAARHEYPFALMVIDCDNFKPINDNFGHAFGDKFLQTVANILEEEKRDEDIVARYGGDEFTIILPECDENGAQTVASRISKRIESEKLIAPDGSKVGITISVGICVYPMHTLSQKDMFIIADYMMYQAKEEGKNGIKIPNEKDISNILKTNQEKSSLLIRAIENDEIYPYFQPIQPASSNNDLVIHELLMRIHQDGKIVSAYEFIEIAEARGLINTMDLMVIEKAFKEIQRTQYEGILFINLSPKSLIVGDFINKINNFVNKYNIKKEKIVFEITERETVKNFSLLEKFVHNLKADGYKFAIDDFGSGFSSFHYIKKFPIDYVKIDGDFIININKDEKDRAFVNSIVTLAKELKIHTIAEFVENQEIVEILDELEIDYYQGYHIGKPSDKFISLK, encoded by the coding sequence ATGAAAAAAACTTTTAAAAATTATATCTTTTCAAGACAAATAATTTTAGTTTCATTAATTTTTTTAATCTGCTTTATCTTTAGTACTTATTTACATACAACGCTCACAAAACAAGAAGCCTTAAAACATTCAAAAGCAATATCGAATCAAGTTTTTTCTTCAATGTACCAAGTAATGAGAAAAGGTTGGAGTAAAGATGATATAAAATTGTTCACTAAATCTTTAGAGAAAAATTTTGAAAGTAGTAATTATGAAATAAATCTTTATAGAGGAGAAAAAGTTAGCCAACTTTTTGGAGATATTGAAGAAAAAGCAAAAGATGCAACTTTAGTTGATGTATTAAATGGGAAAATAGAAAAACTTGATAGTTTTGAAAATAATATTGTAAGAAATATATTGCCATTAAAAGCTACTACTGATTGTAAATCTTGTCATGTGAATGCACAAGTTGGTGATGTTTTAGGAGTTTTAGAAGTAAAACAAGATTTAAACTCTATCTTTTTAGAATCTAAATATCAATATATTGCATTTTTCTTAATCATTGTTCCTATATTTTATATTCTTGCTTTCTTTTCATCAAGATATACAACAAAACCTATAATACAAAATTTAAGTCTGTTTAATAATAAAGTTAAAAATATAAATTCTGTACAAGATTTTAAAGCTTTTGATTCAAAAAATATTGATTTATATTTTGAAGAATTTAATCAAATAGTTCATAATGTAGATTTAATGGCTGACAAATTAAAAGGTGTTGCCGTTGATAAAGAGTTATTAGAGTTTGAAATAAAACTTTTAGACAAATTTATTATTACTTCTGATGTTGTAAAAGATTGGAAAGAGTATATTTGTGATTTATTAATTGAAATAAATAAAATCATGGAAACATACACTTTAATGACTATTTTTAGAGTTGGTGAAGATCAGTTCGAAGTTGATATTTTTTGGTTGGGAACGCCCCAAGACCATCAAAAAGAAGTTTTTGAAGCTTATATAAATAGAACAATAAAAGACTCTGAATATTTCAAAGAAATGACTGATTTTACAATAAAACATGTAGTTGCAGATAGAAATAGATGTTTAAATGAATTAGTTGAAGATGAAATAGAATATCGTTCAAAATCTCTATTTTTAGATAGTCCAAAAATTGGAGGAATTGTTGGAATTGGATTACAATCAGTTTTTGCAAGCGATCCTGTTAGATATATTGTAATTGACTCTATTTTAACAACAATGGCAAATCTTGTGGGTTCAGTAAAAGCAATCCACAAATATACTCAAGATTTAGAATATTACGCAGCACGTGATCCCTTAACTGATTTATTTAATCAAAGAGTATTTAATGACATGATGAGTTATGAAATAAAAAGAGCAGCACGTCATGAATATCCTTTTGCTTTAATGGTTATTGATTGTGATAATTTTAAACCAATTAATGATAATTTTGGTCATGCCTTTGGAGATAAATTTTTACAAACAGTTGCAAATATTCTTGAAGAAGAGAAAAGAGATGAAGATATAGTTGCAAGATACGGAGGAGATGAATTTACAATTATTCTTCCTGAATGTGATGAAAATGGAGCGCAAACAGTTGCAAGTAGAATCTCAAAAAGAATAGAAAGTGAGAAATTAATTGCTCCTGATGGATCAAAAGTTGGAATAACTATTTCTGTTGGAATTTGCGTTTATCCAATGCATACTTTATCTCAAAAAGACATGTTTATAATTGCTGATTATATGATGTATCAAGCAAAAGAAGAAGGAAAAAATGGTATTAAAATTCCAAATGAAAAAGATATTTCTAATATCTTAAAAACAAATCAAGAAAAATCTTCATTACTAATTAGAGCTATAGAAAATGATGAAATTTATCCATATTTTCAACCAATACAACCAGCTTCTTCAAATAATGATTTGGTGATACATGAACTTCTAATGAGAATTCATCAAGATGGAAAAATAGTTTCAGCTTATGAATTTATAGAAATTGCAGAAGCAAGAGGATTAATAAATACTATGGATTTAATGGTAATTGAAAAAGCTTTTAAAGAAATTCAAAGAACTCAATATGAAGGAATTTTATTTATCAATTTATCTCCAAAATCTTTGATTGTTGGTGACTTTATCAATAAAATAAATAACTTTGTTAATAAATATAATATCAAAAAAGAAAAAATTGTATTTGAAATTACTGAACGTGAAACTGTTAAAAACTTCTCTTTATTAGAAAAATTTGTACATAATTTAAAAGCTGATGGTTATAAATTTGCAATTGATGATTTTGGTTCAGGATTTTCATCGTTTCACTATATTAAAAAATTTCCTATTGATTATGTAAAAATTGATGGAGATTTTATTATAAATATTAATAAAGATGAGAAAGATAGAGCTTTTGTAAATAGTATTGTAACTTTAGCTAAAGAGTTGAAAATACATACAATTGCAGAATTTGTAGAAAACCAAGAAATAGTTGAAATTTTAGATGAACTAGAAATCGATTATTATCAAGGTTATCATATTGGAAAACCAAGTGACAAGTTTATCTCTTTAAAATAA
- a CDS encoding SagB family peptide dehydrogenase yields MLIALNSYHQNTKHSYNSIRTNPNRVDWNNPPNKFKFYSKDYKRVPLTSSTQNYNFLYLISGISAKKSYPSGEYYLRINPSAGALYPNEVYFQVRNVDGFEDGIYHLEVGSSSAVLLKTFENNEGIEKLLGLTYSVDGFIFFISSIYFRSSWKYKNRAFRYCLLDAGHLLGTMEASSYLFDKKFEILYDFSKQELNEFFHFDEKEFFTSIVIVGDKIQNEKIDFILDIATLDGASYIEENISFFEKNDLVENAYKYSLKIIDKKAQEKSAVFNFQKQRFQDTIFKRRSIREFSKQSISKLQFESIMNVINQAIKSDCDEDVDIFYTVNRVEGLVLGLYKNGELIKTGDFNSKAGYLCLEQDLGKSSAVTFFLTSKSRNYQEAYQKAGIIGHRLYLASNYLDIGCSGIGAYYDDEVCEFIEEQTMILYALAIGN; encoded by the coding sequence ATGCTAATAGCTCTAAATAGCTACCACCAAAACACAAAACACTCATACAACTCAATACGAACAAATCCAAATAGAGTAGATTGGAATAATCCTCCAAATAAGTTTAAATTTTATTCAAAAGATTATAAAAGAGTTCCTTTAACCTCTTCAACACAAAACTATAATTTTTTGTATTTAATTTCTGGGATTAGTGCAAAAAAAAGTTATCCATCAGGTGAATATTATTTAAGAATCAATCCAAGTGCTGGAGCTTTATATCCAAATGAAGTCTATTTTCAAGTACGAAATGTTGATGGTTTTGAAGATGGAATTTATCATTTAGAAGTTGGTTCTTCAAGTGCTGTGTTATTAAAAACATTTGAAAACAATGAAGGGATAGAAAAACTTTTAGGATTAACTTACAGTGTAGATGGTTTTATTTTTTTTATTTCATCAATATATTTTAGATCTTCTTGGAAATACAAAAATAGGGCATTTAGATATTGTTTATTAGATGCTGGACATTTACTTGGAACAATGGAAGCTAGCTCTTATTTATTTGATAAGAAATTTGAGATTTTATATGATTTTTCAAAACAAGAGTTAAATGAATTTTTTCATTTTGATGAAAAAGAATTTTTTACTTCAATAGTGATTGTGGGAGATAAAATTCAAAATGAAAAAATAGATTTTATTTTGGATATTGCAACTCTTGATGGGGCAAGTTATATAGAAGAGAATATTAGTTTTTTTGAAAAAAATGACTTAGTTGAGAATGCTTATAAATATAGTCTAAAAATAATAGATAAAAAAGCTCAAGAAAAAAGTGCTGTTTTTAATTTTCAAAAACAAAGATTTCAAGATACGATTTTTAAAAGAAGATCTATTAGGGAATTTTCTAAACAAAGTATTTCTAAACTTCAATTTGAATCAATAATGAATGTTATAAATCAAGCTATAAAAAGTGATTGTGATGAAGATGTTGATATTTTTTATACTGTAAATAGGGTTGAAGGTTTAGTTTTAGGTCTTTATAAAAATGGTGAACTTATAAAAACTGGAGATTTTAACTCTAAGGCTGGATATTTATGTTTAGAGCAAGATTTAGGAAAATCTAGTGCAGTTACATTTTTTTTAACATCAAAAAGTAGAAATTATCAAGAAGCTTATCAAAAAGCTGGAATTATTGGTCATAGATTATATTTAGCTTCAAACTATTTAGATATTGGATGTAGTGGAATAGGGGCTTATTATGATGATGAAGTTTGTGAATTTATTGAAGAACAAACTATGATTTTATATGCTTTAGCTATTGGAAACTAA
- a CDS encoding outer membrane beta-barrel protein, giving the protein MKKRLLAITLIAGLTSLLNAEGFDTKVSVGASSAKIKSDRYTQYGIGYTSNTTLNNGIILGFGNSLSYGNVRSGVEAISVDMDLRAGYEIAENLTGFILGTGVAQTVDNNSATGLGYGGSLEYRLTSNVALEGSYRTVTMNDSPRDYDYDISNLAIKFNF; this is encoded by the coding sequence ATGAAAAAAAGATTATTAGCTATTACATTAATTGCTGGTTTAACATCATTACTAAATGCAGAAGGATTTGATACAAAAGTATCAGTTGGAGCAAGTTCTGCAAAAATTAAAAGTGATAGATATACACAATATGGAATTGGATATACATCAAATACTACTTTAAATAATGGAATTATTTTAGGTTTTGGAAATAGCTTATCTTATGGAAATGTTAGAAGTGGAGTTGAAGCTATCAGCGTTGATATGGATTTAAGAGCAGGTTATGAAATAGCAGAAAATTTAACAGGATTTATTTTAGGAACAGGTGTTGCTCAAACTGTTGATAATAATTCTGCAACAGGTCTTGGTTATGGTGGTTCGTTAGAATATAGACTTACTTCAAATGTAGCACTTGAGGGAAGTTATAGAACAGTTACTATGAATGATTCACCAAGAGATTATGATTATGATATATCAAATCTTGCAATAAAATTCAACTTTTAA